A region of Haliotis asinina isolate JCU_RB_2024 chromosome 7, JCU_Hal_asi_v2, whole genome shotgun sequence DNA encodes the following proteins:
- the LOC137290910 gene encoding histone H1-delta-like gives MTDAAPAPAKKAAKKSAPKKPSSHPKYSEMIKNAITGLKERGGSSRQALLKYIMKNFKVGPDERTVNNHLKLALRAGVKNGSLKQSKGTGASGSFRLGDKSEKAKKPRAKKTTKTSKPKADKPKKAAKKASPKKAKKAKVAKKSPAKKAPKPKKVVPKKSPAKKATKAKAKKSPAKKKGAAKK, from the coding sequence atgactgacgcaGCACCTGCTCCCGCCAAGAAGGCAGCAAAGAAGTCTGCCCCGAAAAAGCCTTCCTCTCACCCCAAATACAGTGAGATGATCAAGAACGCTATAACCGGTCTGAAGGAAAGGGGTGGTTCTTCACGACAGGCTTTGTTGAAGTACATCATGAAGAACTTCAAAGTTGGTCCCGATGAGAGGACTGTCAACAATCACTTGAAACTGGCCCTCCGTGCTGGAGTCAAGAATGGCAGTCTTAAGCAATCTAAGGGAACTGGAGCCTCAGGCTCTTTCCGGCTTGGTGATAAATCCGAAAAGGCAAAGAAACCCAGGGCAAAGAAAACAACCAAGACATCTAAACCCAAGGCTGACAAACCAAAGAAGGCAGCAAAGAAAGCTTCTCCCAAGAAGGCCAAGAAGGCCAAGGTAGCTAAGAAATCTCCAGCAAAGAAGGCACCCAAACCCAAGAAAGTTGTTCCTAAGAAATCCCCAGCAAAGAAAGCAACTAAAGCCAAGGCAAAGAAATCTCCAGCAAAGAAGAAGGGAGCAGCCAAAAAGTGA